Proteins encoded within one genomic window of Arachis ipaensis cultivar K30076 chromosome B08, Araip1.1, whole genome shotgun sequence:
- the LOC107613550 gene encoding uncharacterized protein LOC107613550 isoform X1, which produces MRGKNKGLSKATIAELKEQLAKKILRNVRAQGHPYVELRKLGKKNNVFFCILCLKTCFTDDVLYQHLRGNLHTLRLSTAKITLLKPNPWPFNDGLVFFHNSSETDKDLETTDASRIKLLKLTDIDSDKDLSLVKIDEPIQSDVQPSSADDTLDDGHTLVIRKLQFGDENVDIKVRNIGWGKIAARFLEKDHRVSGVRRIWCEWLGQEKNVEQDYGKVTKHDFALVIFSYNGDLGRIFEEDKSSLPSASMSESESERDDGRKRKKISSLSSASVSDSESEGDGGRKRKKRSHDSSTETSKDSTTRLPIDQNDKQLLAQIISSKAARKELRRRKRIAAEKLCNVCHQKMFPGKDVAALLNLETGKLACSTRNKIGLFHVFHASCIIHWILMCESIIIKNRLVLPTRRAAKKKAVVSDNQTVKRDDPEKRIKCVFCPECQGTGMATTDVDEHSLERTPFTLDEKFKFQMLTVHGRLNWIKNPEVVQNCSIGLDFPPSEEVFQEKVEPIKLLPFYRAELECGDGAQSGA; this is translated from the exons ATGAGAGGGAAGAATAAAGGACTTTCGAAGGCTACTATTGCTGAGCTGAAAGAACAATTGGCAAAGAAAATACTGAGAAATGTTAGAGCACAAGGGCATCCCTACGTTGAGCTACGTAAGCTTGGAAAGAAGAACAACGTTTTTTTCTGCATTCTGTGTCTTAAGACGTGTTTCACTGATGATGTTCTGTATCAACATTTGAGAGGCAATTTGCATACGCTGAGACTGTCTACTGCTAAGATCACTCTTCTGAAACCAAATCCCTGGCCTTTTAATGATGGTCTTGTTTTCTTTCATAATTCAAGTGAAACAGATAAAGACTTGGAAACAACAGATGCTAGTCGGATAAAGCTGTTGAAGCTTACAGACATTGACAGTGACAAGGATCTCTCTCTTGTGAAGATTGATGAACCCATTCAGTCAGATGTTCAACCAAGTTCAGCTGATGATACACTGGATGATGGTCATACTTTGGTGATTCGGAAGTTGCAATTTGGGGACGAAAATGTTGATATAAAGGTCAGGAATATAGGCTGGGGAAAGATTGCTGCCAGGTTCCTTGAGAAGGATCATCGGGTCAGCGGGGTTAGAAGAATATGGTGTGAATGGTTAGGACAAGAGAAGAATGTTGAACAAGATTATGGCAAGGTTACAAAGCATGATTTTGCTCTTGTTATTTTCTCCTATAATGGTGACTTGGGGCGGATATTTGAAGAAGACAAGTCATCTCTGCCGTCTGCTAGTATGTCAGAGTCAGAAAGTGAGAGAGATGATGgccgaaagagaaagaaaatatcGTCATTGTCATCTGCTAGTGTGTCAGACTCAGAAAGTGAGGGAGATGGAGgccgaaagagaaagaaaagatcaCATGATTCGTCTACAGAAACCTCAAAGGATTCCACGACAAGATTGCCTATTGATCAAAATGACAAGCAGCTTCTTGCTCAAATAATTTCGAGCAAGGCTGCAAGAAAAGAATTGAGACGGCGAAAACGGATAGCAGCAGAGAAACTATGTAATGTATGTCATCAAAAAATGTTTCCTGGTAAAGATGTAGCAGCACTTCTGAATTTAGAGACTGGAAAACTAGCATGCAGTACTCGGAATAAGATTGGG TTATTTCATGTGTTTCATGCTTCCTGCATTATACACTGGATACTCATGTGTGAATCTATCATAATAAAAAATCGACTAGTACTTCCAACTAGACGAGCAGCAAAGAAGAAGGCTGTAGTTAGCGATAACCAAACTGTGAAAAGAGATGACCCTGAAAAACGAATTAAATGTGTATTCTGCCCAGAGTGCCAGGGTACTGGTATGGCCACCACTGATGTTGATGAGCATAGCCTTGAGCGTACACCCTTTACATTGGATGAG AAATTCAAGTTCCAAATGCTGACAGTTCATGGACGCCTGAATTGGATAAAAAATCCCGAAGTGGTGCAGAATTGCTCAATTGGTCTTGACTTCCCTCCATCGGAGGAGGTATTTCAG GAAAAAGTTGAACCCATAAAATTGCTGCCTTTTTATCGTGCTGAGCTTGAGTGTGGTGACGGTGCTCAGAGTGGGGCATAG
- the LOC107613550 gene encoding uncharacterized protein LOC107613550 isoform X2: MRGKNKGLSKATIAELKEQLAKKILRNVRAQGHPYVELRKLGKKNNVFFCILCLKTCFTDDVLYQHLRGNLHTLRLSTAKITLLKPNPWPFNDGLVFFHNSSETDKDLETTDASRIKLLKLTDIDSDKDLSLVKIDEPIQSDVQPSSADDTLDDGHTLVIRKLQFGDENVDIKVRNIGWGKIAARFLEKDHRVSGVRRIWCEWLGQEKNVEQDYGKVTKHDFALVIFSYNGDLGRIFEEDKSSLPSASMSESESERDDGRKRKKISSLSSASVSDSESEGDGGRKRKKRSHDSSTETSKDSTTRLPIDQNDKQLLAQIISSKAARKELRRRKRIAAEKLCNVCHQKMFPGKDVAALLNLETGKLACSTRNKIGLFHVFHASCIIHWILMCESIIIKNRLVLPTRRAAKKKAVVSDNQTVKRDDPEKRIKCVFCPECQGTGMATTDVDEHSLERTPFTLDEFMDA; encoded by the exons ATGAGAGGGAAGAATAAAGGACTTTCGAAGGCTACTATTGCTGAGCTGAAAGAACAATTGGCAAAGAAAATACTGAGAAATGTTAGAGCACAAGGGCATCCCTACGTTGAGCTACGTAAGCTTGGAAAGAAGAACAACGTTTTTTTCTGCATTCTGTGTCTTAAGACGTGTTTCACTGATGATGTTCTGTATCAACATTTGAGAGGCAATTTGCATACGCTGAGACTGTCTACTGCTAAGATCACTCTTCTGAAACCAAATCCCTGGCCTTTTAATGATGGTCTTGTTTTCTTTCATAATTCAAGTGAAACAGATAAAGACTTGGAAACAACAGATGCTAGTCGGATAAAGCTGTTGAAGCTTACAGACATTGACAGTGACAAGGATCTCTCTCTTGTGAAGATTGATGAACCCATTCAGTCAGATGTTCAACCAAGTTCAGCTGATGATACACTGGATGATGGTCATACTTTGGTGATTCGGAAGTTGCAATTTGGGGACGAAAATGTTGATATAAAGGTCAGGAATATAGGCTGGGGAAAGATTGCTGCCAGGTTCCTTGAGAAGGATCATCGGGTCAGCGGGGTTAGAAGAATATGGTGTGAATGGTTAGGACAAGAGAAGAATGTTGAACAAGATTATGGCAAGGTTACAAAGCATGATTTTGCTCTTGTTATTTTCTCCTATAATGGTGACTTGGGGCGGATATTTGAAGAAGACAAGTCATCTCTGCCGTCTGCTAGTATGTCAGAGTCAGAAAGTGAGAGAGATGATGgccgaaagagaaagaaaatatcGTCATTGTCATCTGCTAGTGTGTCAGACTCAGAAAGTGAGGGAGATGGAGgccgaaagagaaagaaaagatcaCATGATTCGTCTACAGAAACCTCAAAGGATTCCACGACAAGATTGCCTATTGATCAAAATGACAAGCAGCTTCTTGCTCAAATAATTTCGAGCAAGGCTGCAAGAAAAGAATTGAGACGGCGAAAACGGATAGCAGCAGAGAAACTATGTAATGTATGTCATCAAAAAATGTTTCCTGGTAAAGATGTAGCAGCACTTCTGAATTTAGAGACTGGAAAACTAGCATGCAGTACTCGGAATAAGATTGGG TTATTTCATGTGTTTCATGCTTCCTGCATTATACACTGGATACTCATGTGTGAATCTATCATAATAAAAAATCGACTAGTACTTCCAACTAGACGAGCAGCAAAGAAGAAGGCTGTAGTTAGCGATAACCAAACTGTGAAAAGAGATGACCCTGAAAAACGAATTAAATGTGTATTCTGCCCAGAGTGCCAGGGTACTGGTATGGCCACCACTGATGTTGATGAGCATAGCCTTGAGCGTACACCCTTTACATTGGATGAG TTCATGGACGCCTGA
- the LOC107613972 gene encoding pentatricopeptide repeat-containing protein At2g20710, mitochondrial — MLFRSSFKLFNSSRVSAYQLYSTESLLSSSSSFSELHHQIIGDNGDPTIPLTPVLNQWLQHGGSLTHKQIQHLISTLSYSRRYTHALQISEWMSESSKYNLTPGDVAKHLNLISKVRGLEQTESFYRGGFKVNAALLKCYAEHKSLEKAEAIMKKIKKVCPVNSPTCYNMMLKLYAQLGKYDKLDSLMREMMEKDICNGATYTIRLNAYVAAADIEGMEKLLMRMEADPLATVDWYTYTTAANGYLKGGNVEKALSALKKSERLAVGRSKRLAYESIQTIYATIGNKDEVYRIWDKCKALNGFQNKDYLCMLSSLVKLADIDGAEKILEEWESNYKVFDTRIPHLMIRAYCKLGMLDKVEAYIKRLLDSGRQLHASTWDNLADHYCTDNDMEKAVQAMKNVLSAKRPRWRPNPLVLAASLEYLKEKGDLDSVLQILKFYSDGGYLSVATYDKLVSYVHGEIPDAKAIDLIRVENQLDEDTEHLDEDTNDV; from the exons ATGTTGTTTCGATCAAGTTTCAAACTTTTCAATAGCTCACGTGTTTCTGCCTATCAATTATACTCAACAGaatcacttctttcttcttcttcttctttctcagaaCTCCATCATCAAATAATTGGGGATAATGGGGACCCCACAATCCCACTGACTCCCGTTCTCAACCAATGGCTTCAACATGGCGGATCCCTCACTCACAAGCAAATCCAACATCTCATCTCAACCCTCTCTTATTCACGTCGCTACACGCACGCCCTTCAG ATATCAGAATGGATGAGTGAGTCAAGTAAATATAACTTGACCCCAGGAGACGTTGCTAAACATCTCAACTTGATATCGAAAGTTCGTGGCCTTGAACAAACCGAGAGCTTCTACAGAGGC GGATTCAAGGTAAATGCTGCCCTCTTGAAATGCTATGCAGAGCATAAATCTTTGGAGAAAGCAGAGGCTATCATGAAGAAAATTAAGAAGGTTTGTCCTGTGAACTCCCCCACGTGTTACAATATGATGTTGAAACTCTATGCGCAGTTAGGAAAATATGACAAATTGGATAGTCTAATGCGAGAAATGATGGAAAAGGACATATGCAACGGTGCTACATATACTATTCGGTTGAATGCGTATGTGGCTGCTGCAGACATAGAAGGGATGGAGAAGTTACTAATGAGGATGGAAGCTGATCCTCTTGCAACTGTTGATTGGTATACTTACACTACTGCAGCAAATGGATATCTGAAAGGTGGCAATGTCGAGAAGGCCTTGTCAGCACTGAAGAAATCAGAGCGATTAGCTGTAGGCAGGAGCAAGAGGCTTGCCTATGAATCTATTCAAACTATATATGCTACTATTGGTAATAAGGATGAGGTTTATCGAATTTGGGATAAGTGCAAAGCCTTGAATGGATTTCAGAACAAAGATTACCTCTGTATGTTAAGCTCTTTGGTGAAGCTAGCTGACATTGATGGAGCAGAGAAGATCTTGGAAGAATGGGAATCCAATTATAAAGTTTTCGACACCAGAATTCCACATCTTATGATCCGTGCTTATTGTAAATTGGGTATGTTGGATAAGGTTGAGGCTTATATCAAGAGGCTTTTGGATAGTGGCAGGCAATTGCATGCGTCTACATGGGATAATTTGGCAGATCACTATTGCACAGATAATGATATGGAGAAAGCAGTTCAAGCAATGAAGAATGTGCTCTCGGCAAAAAGACCAAGATGGAGGCCTAATCCCTTAGTTTTGGCTGCATCTTTAGAGTACCTGAAGGAAAAAGGAGATTTGGACTCAGTGCTTCAGATTCTCAAGTTCTATAGTGATGGTGGTTATCTCTCTGTTGCAACCTATGATAAACTAGTAAGTTATGTTCATGGTGAAATCCCTGATGCAAAAGCCATTGATCTGATTAGAGTGGAAAATCAATTAGATGAAGACACTGAACATCTTGATGAGGATACAAATGATGTTTGA
- the LOC107613696 gene encoding E3 ubiquitin-protein ligase RMA1H1 isoform X2 → MDLHQYFEGGMPQMDYFEDNSSLEMWKCASDSDAIADSDGNASGGGFECNICLECVQDPVVTLCGHLYCWPCIYKWLNFRNISSETGEKRKPQCPVCKSEISQSSLVPLYGRGQASSASEDKAHQAGVVIPRRPLGPGSSSSYSSPLTNSFNTTYGIIGETIYARVFGNQVTNIYTYPNSYHLAGNNNPRIRRYLMEADRSLSRICFFLFCCTVLCLLLF, encoded by the exons ATGGATTTACATCAGTATTTTGAAGGGGGTATGCCCCAAATGGATTATTTTGAAGATAATTCATCTCTGGAAATGTGGAAATGTGCTAGTGATAGTGATGCCATTGCAGATTCAGATGGAAATGCCTCTGGTGGTGGCTTTGAATGCAACATCTGCCTCGAATGCGTGCAGGATCCGGTAGTCACTCTTTGTGGTCATCTCTACTGCTGGCCCTGCATTTACAAGTGGCTTAATTTCCGAAACATCTCTTCCGAAACCGGAGAGAAGAGGAAGCCACAATGTCCAGTATGCAAGTCGGAAATTTCTCAGTCCTCCCTTGTTCCCCTATACGGCCGTGGCCAAGCTAGCTCAGCCTCAGAAGACAAGGCTCACCAAGCCGGAGTTGTCATACCGCGGCGACCCCTTGGTCCAGGATCATCAA GTAGTTACTCTTCGCCGCTAACAAACTCCTTTAACACCACATATGGAATCATTGGCGAAACAATATATGCAAGGGTATTTGGAAACCAGGTGACCAACATATACACATACCCCAATTCATACCATCTTGCTGGGAACAATAATCCAAGGATTAGAAGGTATCTAATGGAAGCTGATAGATCACTTAGCAGAATATGTTTCTTCCTCTTTTGTTGCACGGTTTTGTGTCTTCTCTTATTCTGA
- the LOC107613696 gene encoding E3 ubiquitin-protein ligase RMA1H1 isoform X1, with protein sequence MDLHQYFEGGMPQMDYFEDNSSLEMWKCASDSDAIADSDGNASGGGFECNICLECVQDPVVTLCGHLYCWPCIYKWLNFRNISSETGEKRKPQCPVCKSEISQSSLVPLYGRGQASSASEDKAHQAGVVIPRRPLGPGSSSTANVSQPSSRVYHSHYPDPSQQFNSIPGSYSSPLTNSFNTTYGIIGETIYARVFGNQVTNIYTYPNSYHLAGNNNPRIRRYLMEADRSLSRICFFLFCCTVLCLLLF encoded by the coding sequence ATGGATTTACATCAGTATTTTGAAGGGGGTATGCCCCAAATGGATTATTTTGAAGATAATTCATCTCTGGAAATGTGGAAATGTGCTAGTGATAGTGATGCCATTGCAGATTCAGATGGAAATGCCTCTGGTGGTGGCTTTGAATGCAACATCTGCCTCGAATGCGTGCAGGATCCGGTAGTCACTCTTTGTGGTCATCTCTACTGCTGGCCCTGCATTTACAAGTGGCTTAATTTCCGAAACATCTCTTCCGAAACCGGAGAGAAGAGGAAGCCACAATGTCCAGTATGCAAGTCGGAAATTTCTCAGTCCTCCCTTGTTCCCCTATACGGCCGTGGCCAAGCTAGCTCAGCCTCAGAAGACAAGGCTCACCAAGCCGGAGTTGTCATACCGCGGCGACCCCTTGGTCCAGGATCATCAAGTACTGCAAACGTTTCCCAACCTTCATCTCGAGTTTATCATTCCCATTATCCTGATCCTTCTCAACAATTCAACTCCATTCCAGGTAGTTACTCTTCGCCGCTAACAAACTCCTTTAACACCACATATGGAATCATTGGCGAAACAATATATGCAAGGGTATTTGGAAACCAGGTGACCAACATATACACATACCCCAATTCATACCATCTTGCTGGGAACAATAATCCAAGGATTAGAAGGTATCTAATGGAAGCTGATAGATCACTTAGCAGAATATGTTTCTTCCTCTTTTGTTGCACGGTTTTGTGTCTTCTCTTATTCTGA
- the LOC107610485 gene encoding protein FAR-RED IMPAIRED RESPONSE 1-like: MELSMFVRRTIETNEEAGIRPRKTYQSFVAAAGSHRELSFIEKDVRNYITREVRNVSEKDDAEKFGKYLLRMKEKNHNFFFELNLEGDHSIRHALWADARSRAACEYFGDVISFDTTYNTNRYNMVFGSFVSVNHHGQSTLLGCALMKNEDIQSFKWLFECWLRCMGAKAPKDILTDQCASMQRAIEMCMPTTIHHWYIWHIMKKIPNKLNAKRHEKMEQEMSHVVSNSFTKEAFDRNWNDFLTRYGLEGNKWLSSNRGFTRYEVVEQVSNSIFNKFLVTYDAVSQELNLLDGGPTIQPSLNFYNAPDMNYPGEESSCAFETEY, from the exons ATGGAGCTAAGCATGTTCGTGCGTCGCACCATTGAAACCAACGAGGAAGCTGGAATCAGACCTAgaaaaacttaccaatcattcgTAGCAGCAGCCGGCAGTCACCGTGAATtaagttttatagaaaaagatGTGAGAAATTACATCACACGGGAAGTACGGAATGTGTCCGAAAAAGACGATGCCGAAAAATTCGGGAAGTAcctattaagaatgaaagagaagaaccacAATTTCTTTTTCGAACTCAACCTCGAAGGTGATCACTCCATCAGACATGCATTATGGGCCGACGCAAGAAGCAGGGCGGCATGCGAGTATTTTGGAGATgtcatttcattcgacaccacatacaatacaaacag GTACAATatggtttttggttcttttgtgaGCGTGAATCATCACGGTCAGTCGACACTTCTCGGATGCGCGCTGATGAAAAATGAGGAcatccaatcattcaaatggctattCGAGTGTTGGCTCCGTTGCATGGGAGCCAAGGCACCAAAAGACATTCTCACCGACCAATGCGCATCAATGCAAAGGGCCATTGAGATgtgcatgccaacaacaattcaccacTGGTACatctggcacatcatgaagaagatcccaAACAAACTAAACGCCAAGCGACATGAAAAAATGGAACAAGAGATGAGCCACGTCGTTTCGAACTCGTTCACAAAAGAGGCATTCGACAGAAACTGGAACGATTTTCTCACAAGGTATGGCCTCGAAGGCAACAAGTGGCTCTCAAGTAACCGag GTTTCACAAGATACGAAGTTGTAGAGCAGGTTTCCAACTCCATATTTAATAAGTTTTTAGTCACCTACGACGCAGTATCACAAGAG TTGAATCTTTTAGACGGCGGACCAACGATTCAGCCAAGTTTAAACTTTTACAATGCACCAGATATGAATTATCCCGGAGAGG AAAGTTCATGTGCTTTTGAAACTGAATACTGA